The following coding sequences lie in one Cloeon dipterum chromosome 1, ieCloDipt1.1, whole genome shotgun sequence genomic window:
- the LOC135934070 gene encoding fatty acid hydroxylase domain-containing protein 2-like, with the protein MTSEKGQRATGVQWQVALSELLVSLLSIELHLLAISNSLRWFLYSVLQIPKDLMENLWQYSLEKYSTPQDQMIFLVTGTILVSLVVYWLWGSFYILLDLTGWLSSYNVQPGTNQPLNRKRLANTILQVLINQTVVSFPAAVAAFYLADYTGNLLTFDQLKRVPPFSQVLIEFPLLVLCHEFAFYYSHRLLHHGLLYKMIHKRHHQWTAPIAVIAIDCHPVEHVLANVGPVLVGPAIVGSHPLTAWFWFSYVTFQTLNGHSGYHWPWFQSPEFHDYHHLKFNQNYGSIGFLDYLHGTDAKWRKSVQFKRHFVINGLKPATQIVPVKGSQIIVE; encoded by the exons ATGACGAGTGAGAAAG GTCAGAGAGCGACAGGAGTGCAGTGGCAGGTGGCCTTGTCTGAACTGCTGGTGTCTCTTCTGTCTATCGAACTGCACTTGCTGGCGATTAGCAACTCTCTCCGCTG GTTCTTATACTCAGTTTTGCAAATTCCGAAAGACCTAATGGAGAACCTGTGGCAATACTCATTGGAAAAATACTCAACTCCTCAGGACCAGATGATCTTTCTAGTCACAG GCACAATTTTAGTGTCGCTGGTCGTCTATTGGCTGTGGGGCAGCTTTTACATCCTGCTTGACCTGACAGGGTGGCTCTCAAGTTACAACGTTCAGCCAGGAACAAACCAGCCCCTGAACCGCAAAAGACTAGCAAACACAATCCTGCAGGTGCTGATCAACCAGACTGTCGTTTCCTTCCCAGCCGCTGTTGCCGCTTTCTACCTGGCTGATTATACGGGCAATCTCTTGACATTTGACCAACTGAAAAGGGTGCCGCCCTTTTCTCAAGTGCTCATTGAGTTTCCTTTGCTCGTACTCTGCcacgaatttgcattttactaTAGCcacag GCTTCTTCACCACGGTTTGCTGTACAAAATGATCCACAAGCGTCATCATCAATGGACAGCACCGATTGCAGTGATTGCCATCGACTGCCACCCCGTGGAGCACGTTCTCGCTAACGTGGGCCCCGTACTTGTGGGCCCGGCCATCGTGGGCTCCCACCCTCTAACGGCCTGGTTTTGGTTCTCCTACGTCACCTTCCAGACCCTGAATGGCCACTCAGGGTACCACTGGCCGTGGTTCCAATCTCCCGAGTTCCACGATTATCACCATTTGAAGTTCAACCAGAACTATGGCTCAATTGGCTTTTTGGATTACCTGCACGGAACGGACGCCAAGTGGAGAAAAAGTGTGCAGTTTAAGAGACATTTTGTGATTAATGGATTAAAACCGGCGACCCAAATCGTGCCAGTAAAAGGGTCACAAATTATTGTCGAATAA
- the LOC135944072 gene encoding brachyurin-like isoform X2 yields MNHLLVLFLPLLQLASVNGADLPTAKIINGTIANDTQFPWHVSVFVNGTFTCSGSLISPRWILTAGHCIGPGNFSIRLGATKREEFDEGTMVFSIPPANIFRHPNFSSTETSLRNDIAMIKLPIGITFPTRPVKNATIAVIKLPSVSAKRKTYVGEKAIMSGWGQFEEDGDFSDVLNWAINPVIANADCQAKFSSLGLNYVYNGSICTSTSSLTGTCEVHLYMEHYRVMMAVHSL; encoded by the exons ATGAACCACTTGCTAGTACTTTTTCTTCCACTGCTCCAA CTTGCAAGTGTTAATGGAGCAGATCTGCCCACTGCCAAGATAATAAATGGAACAATTGCGAATGACACTCAATTTCCTTGGCATGTGTCTGTATTTGTCAACGGCACCTTTACGTGTAGTGGTTCGCTGATCTCACCTCGATGGATTTTGACAGCTGGGCATTGCATTgg GCCTGGAAACTTCTCAATCCGCCTTGGTGCCACCAAAAGAGAGGAATTTGACGAAGGGACTATGGTGTTCAGTATTCCACCGGCCAATATATTTAGGCATCCAAATTTCAGTTCAACTGAGACTTCCCTTAGAAATGATATTGCCATGATTAAGTTGCCTATCGGAATCACTTTTCCTACGAGGCCTGTAAAGAACG CAACAATTGCTGTGATCAAACTGCCTAGCGTATCGGCCAAGAGGAAAACTTACGTTGGAGAAAAAGCTATAATGAGTGGCTGGGGACAATTCGAGGAAG ATGGTGATTTCAGCGATGTTTTAAACTGGGCCATCAATCCGGTGATCGCCAACGCGGATTGCCAAGCGAAATTCAGTAGCCTTGGATTGAACTATGTGTATAATGGCTCAATCTGTACATCTACATCCTCTCTGACTGGGACTTGcgaa GTTCATTTATATATGGAACATTATAGGGTGATGATGGCGGTCCACTCGTTGTGA
- the LOC135944072 gene encoding brachyurin-like isoform X1: MNHLLVLFLPLLQLASVNGADLPTAKIINGTIANDTQFPWHVSVFVNGTFTCSGSLISPRWILTAGHCIGPGNFSIRLGATKREEFDEGTMVFSIPPANIFRHPNFSSTETSLRNDIAMIKLPIGITFPTRPVKNATIAVIKLPSVSAKRKTYVGEKAIMSGWGQFEEDGDFSDVLNWAINPVIANADCQAKFSSLGLNYVYNGSICTSTSSLTGTCEGDDGGPLVVMGSDKKYTLIGVASFANVPTCIDGYSGFARVTFFLDWIQKTLRK, encoded by the exons ATGAACCACTTGCTAGTACTTTTTCTTCCACTGCTCCAA CTTGCAAGTGTTAATGGAGCAGATCTGCCCACTGCCAAGATAATAAATGGAACAATTGCGAATGACACTCAATTTCCTTGGCATGTGTCTGTATTTGTCAACGGCACCTTTACGTGTAGTGGTTCGCTGATCTCACCTCGATGGATTTTGACAGCTGGGCATTGCATTgg GCCTGGAAACTTCTCAATCCGCCTTGGTGCCACCAAAAGAGAGGAATTTGACGAAGGGACTATGGTGTTCAGTATTCCACCGGCCAATATATTTAGGCATCCAAATTTCAGTTCAACTGAGACTTCCCTTAGAAATGATATTGCCATGATTAAGTTGCCTATCGGAATCACTTTTCCTACGAGGCCTGTAAAGAACG CAACAATTGCTGTGATCAAACTGCCTAGCGTATCGGCCAAGAGGAAAACTTACGTTGGAGAAAAAGCTATAATGAGTGGCTGGGGACAATTCGAGGAAG ATGGTGATTTCAGCGATGTTTTAAACTGGGCCATCAATCCGGTGATCGCCAACGCGGATTGCCAAGCGAAATTCAGTAGCCTTGGATTGAACTATGTGTATAATGGCTCAATCTGTACATCTACATCCTCTCTGACTGGGACTTGcgaa GGTGATGATGGCGGTCCACTCGTTGTGATGGGCTCTGACAAAAAATACACCTTGATTGGGGTGGCTTCGTTTGCAAACGTCCCCACTTGCATAGATGGCTACAGTGGCTTTGCCAGGGTCACTTTCTTCCTCGATTGGATACAGAAAACCTTAAGAAAGTAG